One window of the Arthrobacter sp. D5-1 genome contains the following:
- a CDS encoding Rieske (2Fe-2S) protein, whose translation MSAQPVSAGSVSAAGSKAHRVLGPVDQIPFGEGRAFGIDGEQVAVFRLRDGNLRAVSGVCPHKGGPIADGTIDQQVVVCPLHQHAFELQTGCSTTGANPLRAYRVFADEAGNVVLELG comes from the coding sequence ATGAGCGCGCAGCCAGTGAGTGCCGGGTCAGTATCTGCCGCTGGATCGAAGGCCCATCGCGTCCTTGGTCCCGTTGACCAAATTCCGTTCGGTGAAGGCCGGGCGTTTGGAATCGACGGCGAGCAGGTGGCGGTGTTCCGCCTGCGGGATGGAAACCTGCGGGCCGTCTCGGGTGTCTGCCCGCACAAAGGCGGCCCGATCGCGGACGGCACCATCGACCAGCAGGTGGTGGTGTGCCCCCTTCATCAACACGCTTTCGAACTCCAAACAGGGTGCTCCACCACGGGCGCCAACCCCCTGCGCGCCTACAGGGTTTTCGCAGATGAGGCCGGAAATGTGGTGCTGGAATTGGGCTGA
- the nirB gene encoding nitrite reductase large subunit NirB produces the protein MKKRLVVIGNGMAGGRAVEEILARGGADLFEITMFGDEPYGNYNRIMLSHVLSGEESDADIFLNDLPWYQDNNITLHAGVRVDRIDKFSRHVFAADGRVVQYDYLIIATGSRSFLPPMDGIYTPSGTVRHGVFTFRTMDDTRRMIQCAQHGLQHDQQGKVVVIGGGLLGLEAARGLQAHGLDVAVVHSGSHLMSAQMGPDGGAILRRSIEALGIAVHTGSRTTAILGSDRITGVALRDQPNLDCDMVVVTAGIRPNVDVAVVSGLAVERGIVVDDHLRVMDEEEIFAVGECVQHRGEVYGLVAPLWEQAAVLADHVTGVDRSSIYLGSRTATKLKVAGVDVASMGLHGPERDSDEHIVFSEPSRGVYKSIVIRDNKMVGATLLGDSRKVAYLTQAFDQGRPLPQERLSLMFDLGSPGEEESVAELADSAQVCNCNGVSKGALVSAVHGGCTSVSAAMDATRAGKGCGSCKLMVTQVVEWASGGAVEEDPAATYYVPGIPLDKASLMAEIRARGLRSVSEVFAALAPGSAEDAKSKMGLASLMKMMLAGDYVDERDARFINDRVHANIQRDGTFSVIPQMKGGVTSVQQLRRIADVAEKHKIPLIKLTGGQRIDLLGVPKEELPQVWADLDMPSGYAYGKSFRTVKTCVGKDYCRFGTGDSTGLGIGLESRFQGIEAPAKLKLAVSGCPRNCAESLVKDVGVVAVEGGRWEIYIGGAAGAHIRKGDLLATVDTSEEVTLLTGRFMQYYRENANWLERTYAFVPRVGIEHIRSVILDDSEGIAARLDASMQTSVDSYVDPWSERDDPLTPGQFRTSLPLTVLPQVPVR, from the coding sequence ATGAAAAAGCGGCTGGTAGTGATCGGAAACGGCATGGCCGGCGGCCGGGCTGTGGAGGAAATCCTGGCCAGGGGTGGTGCGGATCTGTTTGAGATCACCATGTTCGGCGACGAGCCGTACGGGAATTACAACCGGATCATGCTCAGCCACGTCCTGTCCGGTGAGGAAAGCGATGCGGACATCTTCCTCAATGACCTGCCTTGGTACCAGGACAACAACATCACCCTCCACGCCGGGGTCCGTGTGGATCGGATCGATAAGTTCAGCCGGCATGTCTTCGCCGCCGATGGCCGCGTGGTCCAGTACGACTACTTGATCATTGCCACGGGCAGCCGTTCCTTCCTGCCACCCATGGACGGCATCTACACGCCCAGCGGAACGGTGCGGCATGGAGTCTTCACCTTCCGGACCATGGACGACACCCGAAGGATGATCCAGTGTGCCCAACACGGGCTCCAGCACGATCAGCAAGGCAAGGTGGTGGTGATCGGCGGCGGATTGCTGGGGCTGGAGGCAGCGCGGGGGTTGCAGGCCCATGGCCTGGACGTCGCCGTGGTCCACTCGGGTAGTCATCTGATGAGCGCCCAGATGGGGCCCGACGGCGGTGCAATACTGCGGAGAAGCATTGAGGCGCTGGGCATCGCGGTGCACACCGGAAGCCGGACCACGGCGATCCTGGGCTCGGACCGCATCACCGGGGTGGCCCTGCGCGATCAGCCCAACCTCGACTGCGACATGGTGGTGGTCACCGCAGGCATCAGACCCAACGTGGATGTCGCCGTCGTCAGTGGTTTGGCAGTGGAGCGCGGAATTGTGGTGGATGACCACCTGCGGGTGATGGACGAAGAGGAGATTTTTGCCGTGGGGGAGTGCGTCCAGCACCGCGGCGAGGTGTACGGGCTGGTGGCGCCTTTGTGGGAACAGGCCGCCGTGCTGGCCGACCATGTCACGGGCGTGGACCGCTCCTCGATATATCTGGGGTCCAGGACCGCCACCAAGCTGAAGGTGGCCGGCGTCGACGTCGCTTCCATGGGACTTCATGGCCCGGAACGGGACAGCGACGAGCACATTGTGTTCTCGGAACCCAGCCGTGGTGTGTACAAGTCGATCGTGATCCGGGACAACAAGATGGTGGGCGCCACCCTGCTGGGTGACAGCCGTAAGGTGGCCTACCTGACCCAGGCTTTTGATCAAGGCCGGCCCCTGCCTCAGGAGCGGCTCTCGCTGATGTTCGACCTCGGGTCACCGGGGGAGGAAGAGAGCGTTGCCGAACTGGCGGACAGCGCCCAGGTCTGCAATTGCAACGGCGTTTCCAAGGGGGCGTTGGTGTCCGCGGTCCACGGTGGGTGCACATCGGTGTCCGCTGCCATGGACGCTACCCGGGCTGGGAAGGGCTGCGGCTCGTGCAAGCTCATGGTGACCCAAGTGGTGGAGTGGGCCTCCGGCGGTGCTGTGGAGGAAGACCCGGCAGCCACCTACTACGTTCCCGGAATTCCGTTGGACAAGGCTTCCCTGATGGCGGAGATCCGGGCCCGCGGGCTACGCTCCGTGTCAGAGGTCTTTGCCGCTTTGGCTCCGGGCAGTGCTGAGGATGCCAAATCCAAGATGGGGCTGGCGTCGTTGATGAAAATGATGCTGGCCGGGGACTACGTGGACGAACGCGACGCCCGGTTCATCAACGACCGGGTCCACGCCAACATCCAGCGCGACGGCACATTCTCCGTGATCCCGCAGATGAAAGGCGGGGTGACCTCGGTGCAGCAGCTCCGGCGGATCGCGGACGTCGCCGAGAAGCACAAGATTCCCCTGATCAAGCTGACCGGCGGGCAAAGGATCGACCTTCTGGGTGTGCCCAAGGAAGAGCTTCCACAGGTTTGGGCCGATCTGGACATGCCCTCCGGTTACGCCTACGGCAAGAGCTTCCGCACGGTCAAGACGTGTGTTGGGAAGGACTATTGCCGGTTCGGAACGGGGGACTCCACGGGATTGGGGATCGGGCTGGAGTCCAGGTTCCAGGGAATTGAAGCGCCGGCCAAGCTGAAACTCGCCGTCTCCGGCTGCCCCCGCAACTGTGCGGAGTCCCTGGTCAAGGATGTGGGAGTAGTGGCCGTGGAAGGTGGCCGCTGGGAAATTTACATCGGCGGAGCCGCGGGCGCCCATATCCGCAAGGGCGATCTCCTCGCGACAGTGGACACTTCGGAAGAGGTGACCCTCCTGACAGGCCGGTTCATGCAGTACTACAGGGAGAACGCCAACTGGCTGGAGCGGACGTATGCGTTTGTGCCGCGCGTAGGGATCGAGCACATCCGCAGCGTCATCCTGGACGATTCCGAGGGGATCGCGGCCCGTTTGGATGCTTCCATGCAAACCTCGGTGGACAGTTATGTGGATCCTTGGAGCGAACGCGATGATCCGCTGACGCCCGGCCAGTTCCGGACCTCCCTGCCCTTGACAGTCCTGCCGCAGGTGCCGGTCCGATGA
- a CDS encoding molybdopterin oxidoreductase, which produces MIIQNLFLQGIYHFEGTGLDKPVPIHAELSHFVPDGVVNQTLYFRGGNSSPELITVVLMRDRIPLRYFPIGAKGDVHIPLRVVEDTEGGSVIELFIVAPAGVRGTVVVDLGMVEH; this is translated from the coding sequence GTGATCATCCAGAATCTCTTCCTGCAGGGGATCTACCACTTTGAAGGAACCGGGCTGGATAAACCGGTTCCCATCCACGCCGAACTCTCGCACTTTGTTCCGGATGGCGTGGTCAACCAGACGCTGTACTTCCGTGGCGGCAACTCCAGCCCTGAACTGATCACCGTGGTGTTGATGCGGGACCGCATTCCCCTCCGCTATTTCCCCATCGGGGCCAAGGGCGATGTCCACATCCCGCTCAGGGTGGTGGAAGACACCGAAGGCGGGTCCGTGATCGAACTGTTCATCGTGGCCCCTGCCGGGGTGCGGGGAACCGTGGTGGTGGATCTGGGCATGGTGGAGCACTGA
- a CDS encoding ABC-F family ATP-binding cassette domain-containing protein, whose translation MTDHLYLSGVSHGYGDRELLNNVDLVIHHGEHVAIVGENGAGKSTLLRLLSGVETPDDGAAGLSGNPGYRVGYLAQTHGFSESVTVGDAIDSSLASLRSLETRILDLESGLADADTEELELYGSLQTEYQLREGYAAESRVEAALDKLGLGGLDRRRTLGSLSGGEQERVALACLLADPAEALLLDEPTNHLDANGTAWLESRLAAHRGTVVVVSHDRVLLRKVATTIIEVDADRRSVNRYGNGYEGYLREKAAERARWVQEYDQWLDAMAAERLQAATVADRMGYGRKRDNDKMGFDFKAGTWQSAVTSKVRNAQERLRRLEENPVDRPPVPLTLAAPLGSVTDVMSEPALEAHGVSVPGRLQPTDLRVETGQKVLITGPNGAGKSTLLSVLTGNLEPATGSVGVRGKVGYLQQELDVPTRPGLRLLPAFAAGLGGNIDEHAEGLLRLGLFRPAEFHVPVGGLSAGQQRRLALARLLLGGYQIMIVDEPTNHLAPVLVEQLEAALASFAGTLVIVSHDRALGEWFDHCARVDGSGRSASAGSWVRYGMQGGELL comes from the coding sequence TTGACTGACCACCTTTACCTTTCCGGCGTTTCCCACGGCTATGGGGATCGCGAACTTCTCAACAACGTTGATCTCGTCATCCACCACGGCGAGCATGTGGCGATCGTCGGGGAAAACGGCGCGGGGAAGTCCACGCTGCTGCGGCTGCTGTCCGGTGTGGAAACGCCCGACGACGGCGCGGCCGGCCTGAGCGGCAACCCCGGCTACCGCGTGGGCTACCTCGCCCAGACCCATGGATTCTCTGAATCGGTGACCGTAGGAGATGCCATCGACTCTTCCTTGGCGTCGCTGCGTTCCCTTGAAACCCGCATCCTGGACCTCGAATCAGGCCTGGCCGACGCAGACACCGAGGAACTTGAACTCTACGGAAGCCTGCAAACGGAGTATCAACTCCGCGAGGGCTACGCTGCCGAATCCCGGGTGGAAGCAGCGCTGGACAAGCTGGGGCTGGGAGGCCTGGACCGCCGTCGAACGCTTGGTTCCTTGTCCGGCGGCGAGCAGGAGCGGGTGGCGCTGGCATGCTTGCTGGCCGATCCTGCCGAAGCGTTGCTCCTGGACGAGCCCACCAATCACTTGGACGCGAACGGTACCGCCTGGCTTGAGTCCCGGTTGGCTGCGCATCGCGGCACGGTAGTGGTGGTCTCGCACGACCGTGTCCTGCTGCGTAAAGTCGCCACCACCATCATCGAAGTGGACGCCGACCGCAGGTCCGTTAACCGCTATGGGAACGGCTACGAAGGCTACCTCCGCGAGAAAGCCGCCGAACGTGCCCGTTGGGTCCAGGAATACGATCAATGGCTGGACGCCATGGCTGCCGAACGGCTCCAAGCTGCCACGGTGGCCGACCGTATGGGTTACGGACGCAAGCGCGACAACGACAAGATGGGTTTCGATTTCAAGGCCGGAACCTGGCAGAGCGCGGTCACCAGCAAGGTCCGCAACGCCCAGGAACGGCTCCGCCGGCTCGAAGAGAATCCGGTGGACCGCCCACCAGTGCCGCTGACACTGGCAGCTCCGCTGGGTTCTGTGACCGACGTGATGTCCGAACCTGCGCTGGAAGCCCACGGCGTCAGCGTCCCCGGGAGGCTTCAACCCACCGATCTTAGGGTTGAAACCGGCCAGAAGGTACTCATCACCGGGCCCAACGGAGCCGGTAAATCCACGTTGCTGTCCGTGTTGACGGGGAACCTGGAACCGGCCACGGGGTCGGTGGGCGTCCGCGGCAAGGTGGGCTACCTGCAGCAGGAGCTCGACGTTCCCACGCGGCCGGGGCTGCGCTTGCTTCCGGCATTCGCCGCTGGTCTGGGTGGCAACATCGATGAACACGCGGAAGGCTTGCTTCGCCTGGGTCTCTTCCGGCCCGCCGAGTTCCACGTGCCCGTGGGTGGCCTGTCTGCGGGGCAGCAACGCCGCCTCGCCCTGGCCCGGCTGCTCCTGGGCGGCTACCAAATCATGATTGTGGATGAGCCAACCAACCATTTGGCACCAGTATTGGTGGAACAACTGGAGGCAGCGTTGGCCTCATTTGCCGGGACCCTGGTGATCGTGAGCCACGACCGCGCCTTGGGCGAGTGGTTCGATCACTGCGCCCGCGTTGACGGCTCCGGGCGGAGCGCATCGGCAGGATCGTGGGTACGGTACGGGATGCAGGGCGGCGAATTGCTCTAG
- a CDS encoding histidine kinase, translating into MQLNQYVTAVQHQLETAAEAGGPEARALSERLTAALESTVRLVLLEALSDAASEITLELAPGSVEVRLRGRDPELVVNNPPNGDFEAMIEQSILGTMAPEDFDGTSISRTTLRLPDQLKQHVEEAAVRDGVSVNSWLVRAVAEALHGSRSANKGRRRETGEQNFTGWAR; encoded by the coding sequence ATGCAGCTGAATCAGTACGTCACCGCGGTCCAGCACCAGCTGGAAACCGCAGCCGAAGCCGGCGGCCCGGAAGCACGGGCCTTGAGCGAACGCTTGACTGCCGCGCTTGAATCCACCGTGCGTCTGGTTCTGCTGGAGGCCCTTTCCGACGCAGCCAGTGAGATCACCCTGGAGCTTGCCCCCGGCTCGGTGGAGGTGAGGCTCCGCGGCCGCGACCCGGAACTCGTGGTCAACAATCCGCCCAACGGGGACTTCGAGGCAATGATCGAGCAATCAATCCTGGGAACCATGGCCCCGGAGGACTTCGACGGCACCAGCATCTCGCGCACCACGCTCCGGCTTCCGGATCAGCTCAAGCAACACGTTGAGGAGGCCGCCGTCAGGGATGGCGTGTCCGTGAACTCGTGGCTGGTCCGGGCCGTCGCCGAGGCGCTTCACGGCAGCCGCTCGGCCAACAAAGGCAGGCGCCGCGAAACCGGCGAACAGAACTTCACGGGATGGGCGCGCTGA
- a CDS encoding DUF4097 family beta strand repeat-containing protein: protein MATFQTPRPIAVVVDVSVRGDIRVMARDHPETEVTVQPRKAQRSLDVRMAEQTTVDYSDGRLQVRLHPAFRHSWFSDGGAVEITVEVPLGSSLELKTAMGDLRCEGEFSTADLKTDLGHIRIDHCGELRAHTDMGDVTVERAAGRSRIKTGSGKIRVRHIDGAATVKNGNGNTYISHVSGELSISAANGDVSLERAGLSTTVKTSNGDITVGEVAAGALTVQTAAGALSIGVRQGTAAWLDLKTKYGRVRNALDVTHGPGESTDTVEIRARNAYGDITVTRSPATTHA from the coding sequence ATGGCGACCTTTCAGACTCCCCGGCCGATCGCCGTCGTGGTGGACGTCTCCGTCCGCGGCGATATTCGGGTCATGGCCCGCGACCACCCCGAAACCGAGGTGACGGTCCAGCCCCGCAAGGCACAACGAAGCCTGGACGTCAGGATGGCTGAGCAAACCACCGTGGACTACTCGGATGGCCGCTTGCAGGTCAGGCTTCACCCCGCATTCCGCCACAGCTGGTTCAGCGACGGGGGTGCAGTGGAGATCACCGTGGAGGTTCCCCTGGGCAGCAGCCTGGAGTTGAAGACCGCCATGGGAGACCTCCGCTGCGAGGGCGAATTCAGCACCGCCGACCTGAAGACCGACTTGGGCCACATCCGCATCGACCATTGCGGCGAGCTCCGAGCCCACACCGACATGGGTGACGTCACCGTGGAACGCGCGGCAGGACGGTCCAGGATCAAGACCGGCTCGGGCAAAATCCGCGTCCGTCACATCGACGGGGCTGCCACCGTCAAGAACGGCAACGGCAACACCTACATCTCGCACGTTTCCGGCGAGCTCAGCATCAGCGCCGCCAACGGCGACGTCTCCTTGGAACGGGCAGGCCTCTCCACCACAGTCAAAACGTCCAACGGTGACATCACGGTAGGGGAAGTGGCCGCGGGCGCCCTCACGGTGCAGACGGCAGCGGGTGCGCTGTCCATCGGGGTGCGCCAAGGTACCGCGGCATGGCTTGACCTCAAGACCAAATATGGACGGGTACGCAACGCACTCGACGTCACCCATGGACCTGGCGAATCCACGGACACAGTGGAGATCCGTGCCCGCAACGCCTACGGCGACATCACAGTGACGCGTTCACCCGCAACAACGCACGCCTGA
- a CDS encoding metal ABC transporter permease, with translation MEFLLEPLSYDFMVRALATTAIAAVVCAVLSCWLVLIGWSLMGDAVSHAVLPGVVLAYIVGAPFAVGALVFALIAVTLIGVVRNTSRVKEDAAIGIVFTSLFALGLVLISVTPSQTDLNHIIFGNLLGVSIPDLIQVVVLGVVAFAILILKRRDLTLYAFDPTHAHAIGLLPRRLGALLLGLLALTSVVALQTVGVVLVVAMLIIPGATAYLLTDRFSRMLVIAPVISVVCSVTGIYLSYYLDTASGAMVVLTQGVVFAFVYLFSPRQGLIGTRLAKVRRKRALATV, from the coding sequence GTGGAATTCCTCCTGGAACCCCTGAGCTACGATTTCATGGTGCGGGCGCTCGCAACCACGGCCATCGCTGCGGTGGTCTGTGCGGTGCTGAGTTGCTGGCTCGTCCTGATCGGCTGGTCCCTCATGGGCGACGCCGTCTCGCACGCGGTGCTTCCCGGCGTCGTCCTGGCCTACATCGTCGGTGCGCCGTTCGCGGTGGGTGCGTTGGTGTTCGCGCTGATCGCGGTGACGTTGATCGGGGTGGTCCGCAACACGAGCCGGGTGAAGGAAGACGCCGCGATCGGCATCGTGTTCACTTCGCTGTTTGCCCTGGGACTGGTCCTGATCTCGGTGACTCCAAGCCAAACCGACCTGAACCACATCATCTTCGGCAACCTGCTGGGCGTCAGTATCCCCGACCTCATCCAAGTGGTGGTGCTGGGCGTGGTGGCCTTTGCGATCCTGATCCTCAAACGCCGCGACCTCACGCTGTACGCCTTCGATCCCACGCATGCGCACGCGATAGGTCTCTTACCCCGCAGGCTTGGCGCGCTGTTGTTGGGTCTGCTGGCACTGACGTCGGTTGTTGCCCTGCAAACTGTGGGCGTGGTGTTGGTGGTCGCCATGCTGATCATCCCAGGTGCCACCGCCTACCTGCTGACGGACCGGTTCTCGCGGATGCTTGTTATTGCACCGGTGATCTCCGTGGTGTGTTCCGTGACCGGCATCTACCTCAGCTATTACCTGGACACAGCATCGGGGGCCATGGTGGTGCTCACCCAAGGCGTGGTGTTCGCGTTCGTGTATCTTTTCAGTCCGCGGCAGGGGCTGATAGGGACTCGTCTGGCGAAAGTTCGTCGGAAGCGGGCTCTCGCTACGGTGTAG
- a CDS encoding metal ABC transporter ATP-binding protein: MSTPAIAVENVTVHYGEVLALDSASLTLEHSRICGLVGMNGSGKSTLFKVIMGMVKPDSGRVLINGEPPAKMRKDAGIGYVPQSEDVDWAFPLSVRDVVMMGRYGHLGFTRRPRKADRDAVEHALERVELSEFADRQIGQLSGGQKKRAFVARGIAQGATMMLLDEPFAGVDKRSEATITRLLRELAEDGATILISTHDLHALPQLCDEAVLLMRKVLMHGSPDTVLQPENLAMAFGLDVMNRG, translated from the coding sequence ATGAGCACCCCCGCAATCGCTGTAGAGAACGTCACGGTCCACTATGGTGAGGTCCTGGCCCTGGACTCTGCGTCCCTGACCCTGGAGCATTCCCGGATCTGCGGCCTGGTAGGGATGAATGGCTCGGGCAAATCCACCCTGTTCAAAGTCATCATGGGCATGGTGAAACCCGATTCCGGCCGGGTACTCATCAACGGAGAGCCACCCGCGAAGATGCGTAAGGACGCCGGGATCGGCTACGTCCCCCAAAGCGAAGACGTGGACTGGGCCTTTCCCCTGTCCGTCCGGGACGTGGTGATGATGGGCCGCTACGGGCACTTGGGATTCACGCGCCGGCCCCGCAAAGCCGACCGGGACGCCGTCGAGCACGCCTTGGAACGGGTGGAGCTGAGCGAGTTCGCCGACAGGCAGATCGGTCAGCTGTCCGGAGGACAGAAGAAGAGGGCCTTCGTGGCCCGTGGCATCGCGCAGGGCGCCACCATGATGCTGCTGGATGAGCCATTCGCGGGCGTGGACAAACGGTCCGAGGCCACCATCACCCGGCTCCTCCGTGAGTTGGCGGAAGACGGCGCCACCATCCTGATTTCCACCCACGACCTCCACGCCTTGCCCCAGCTCTGCGACGAAGCCGTGCTGCTGATGCGCAAGGTGCTCATGCACGGAAGTCCGGACACCGTGCTCCAGCCCGAGAACCTGGCCATGGCCTTCGGCCTCGACGTCATGAACAGGGGCTGA
- a CDS encoding metal ABC transporter substrate-binding protein translates to MPNFSFRRAKDVRRFAAALTVIALALGISACGGNSSAGGDDKPVVLTTFTVLADVAKNVAGDKLRVESITKAGAEIHGYEPTPGDIRKAAQADLILDNGLNLEAWFAQFVEDLDVPHAVVSDGVEVMPIAEDSYQGKPNPHAWMSPKNVQIYANNMAKAFAKLDPSHASEFEANAKAYNAQLQGVQDEMVSKLSVLSEKQRALVTCEGAFSYLARDAGLKEVYIWAVNAEQQATPQQITRAIEFVKENQVPAVFCESTVSDAPMQQVVGATDAKFGGVLYVDSLSEADGPVPTYLDLIRHDAKVITTALTGGTS, encoded by the coding sequence ATGCCTAACTTTTCGTTTCGGCGCGCCAAAGATGTCCGCCGTTTCGCTGCTGCCCTGACCGTCATCGCCCTCGCCTTGGGGATCTCCGCCTGTGGCGGGAATTCCTCCGCGGGAGGTGATGACAAACCCGTGGTGCTGACAACATTCACTGTATTGGCCGACGTCGCCAAGAACGTGGCCGGGGATAAACTCCGGGTCGAGTCCATCACCAAAGCCGGGGCCGAAATCCACGGCTACGAGCCCACGCCCGGCGACATCCGCAAAGCAGCCCAAGCGGACCTTATCCTGGACAACGGGCTCAACCTCGAAGCCTGGTTTGCCCAGTTCGTGGAAGACCTGGACGTGCCGCACGCTGTGGTGAGCGACGGCGTCGAGGTCATGCCCATCGCCGAGGACTCCTATCAGGGCAAACCCAACCCGCACGCCTGGATGTCGCCCAAGAACGTCCAGATCTACGCCAACAACATGGCCAAGGCCTTTGCGAAGCTGGATCCATCCCATGCTTCAGAGTTCGAAGCCAATGCCAAGGCCTACAACGCCCAGTTGCAGGGCGTGCAGGACGAGATGGTGTCCAAGCTTTCCGTTCTCTCGGAGAAGCAGAGGGCCTTGGTCACCTGCGAAGGCGCCTTCTCCTACCTGGCCCGCGACGCCGGCCTCAAAGAGGTCTATATCTGGGCAGTCAACGCAGAGCAGCAGGCCACACCGCAGCAGATCACCCGGGCCATCGAGTTCGTGAAGGAAAACCAGGTACCTGCCGTTTTCTGTGAATCCACGGTGTCGGACGCCCCCATGCAGCAGGTGGTGGGTGCAACTGATGCCAAGTTCGGTGGGGTGCTCTACGTCGATTCCCTGTCCGAAGCTGACGGACCGGTTCCTACCTACCTTGACCTCATCCGCCACGACGCCAAAGTCATCACCACGGCACTCACAGGAGGAACGTCATGA
- a CDS encoding CPBP family intramembrane glutamic endopeptidase has protein sequence MGTLSTKASLYRFTALDAAAVAAYLTFTAYFTFAGESVERLMLQLFPEPATASYAVNAVFYAGVGIFAVASAWRVMGRDLKILGTRPWFTLGMVPLAIVVMLILTALLVAAFGTAQSSENQLGIQGLLQQVPAWLMVPLLVLLGPFVEEYLFRHLLIGKLSRYLNIWICCVISVVVFASIHVVGREGLVLSALAPYLGMAVVLVAVYVWTGKNLMFSYFVHAAKNLMAVVLIYAIPSELLPS, from the coding sequence ATGGGCACTCTTTCCACCAAGGCATCTTTGTACAGATTCACTGCCCTTGACGCCGCCGCAGTGGCCGCCTACCTCACCTTTACCGCCTACTTCACGTTCGCGGGTGAATCCGTGGAACGGCTGATGCTGCAGCTCTTTCCCGAGCCAGCCACCGCATCCTACGCCGTCAATGCGGTCTTCTATGCCGGTGTCGGAATATTCGCGGTGGCCTCGGCCTGGCGGGTGATGGGCAGGGACCTCAAGATCCTTGGCACCCGCCCATGGTTCACCCTGGGCATGGTCCCCTTGGCGATCGTGGTGATGCTCATTCTCACGGCGCTGCTGGTGGCGGCCTTCGGCACAGCACAAAGCTCAGAGAACCAACTGGGCATCCAAGGTCTCCTGCAGCAGGTGCCCGCATGGCTCATGGTGCCCCTGCTGGTGCTGCTGGGCCCGTTTGTTGAAGAGTATCTGTTCCGGCATTTGCTGATCGGCAAATTGTCGCGGTACCTGAACATCTGGATCTGCTGCGTGATCTCCGTGGTGGTCTTTGCCTCCATTCACGTAGTGGGCCGCGAAGGACTGGTGCTGTCCGCGTTGGCACCGTATCTGGGCATGGCCGTGGTCCTCGTAGCGGTTTATGTCTGGACGGGAAAGAACCTGATGTTCTCCTATTTTGTCCACGCCGCCAAGAACCTCATGGCCGTTGTCCTGATCTACGCCATCCCGTCCGAGCTGCTTCCAAGCTAG
- a CDS encoding carbohydrate ABC transporter permease, producing MATATKLPPAAGAKPADKTREARARRKNLSAPLTAVLWVIVAIYALPLLWFLLSSFKPGSELFSYPLSMIPREWTFQGFVDAWERVDFAQYFLNTATVSLVTTVLTVFFSACTGYALAKYNNKGTRLFFVCILATTMLPTEVILNPTFSVIRDLGLYNSLAGIIVPSVLTATGVFMFRQFFLTVPDDLLHSARIDGASELAIFFRIMLPLSKPILFTLAIFSFQWRWNDYIWPLIVLNDPKWYTLQVALRSIVGAENIDWPVLLGASVISILPLVLVFAVFQKYVLNADVSAGLKD from the coding sequence ATGGCAACAGCTACCAAACTGCCTCCTGCTGCAGGGGCCAAACCCGCGGACAAGACCCGTGAGGCCCGTGCCAGGCGGAAGAACCTGTCCGCTCCGCTGACGGCCGTGCTCTGGGTCATCGTGGCCATCTACGCGCTGCCGTTGCTGTGGTTCCTCCTGAGCTCGTTCAAGCCCGGGAGTGAACTTTTCAGCTATCCGCTGTCCATGATTCCGCGGGAGTGGACGTTCCAGGGGTTTGTGGATGCCTGGGAGCGGGTGGATTTTGCTCAGTACTTCCTGAACACGGCCACGGTTTCGCTGGTCACCACAGTCCTCACGGTGTTCTTCAGCGCGTGCACTGGTTATGCGCTGGCCAAGTACAACAACAAGGGAACACGATTGTTCTTCGTGTGCATCCTGGCTACCACCATGCTGCCCACCGAAGTGATCCTGAACCCCACGTTCTCGGTGATCCGTGACCTTGGCCTGTATAACTCCCTGGCGGGCATCATTGTGCCCTCCGTGCTGACAGCCACAGGTGTGTTTATGTTCCGTCAGTTCTTCCTGACGGTCCCGGACGACCTCCTGCATTCGGCCAGGATCGATGGCGCCAGCGAACTGGCCATCTTCTTCCGGATCATGCTCCCGCTGTCCAAGCCCATCCTGTTCACGCTGGCCATTTTCTCTTTCCAGTGGCGTTGGAACGACTACATCTGGCCACTGATCGTGCTGAACGACCCCAAGTGGTACACCCTGCAGGTGGCACTTCGCAGCATTGTGGGCGCGGAAAACATCGACTGGCCCGTGCTGCTGGGCGCTTCCGTGATCTCCATCCTCCCGCTGGTGTTGGTGTTCGCGGTCTTCCAGAAATACGTACTCAACGCTGACGTCAGCGCAGGACTGAAGGACTAG